Proteins from a genomic interval of Meiothermus sp.:
- a CDS encoding ParA family protein, whose translation MLVGKVKRIGVVNQKGGVGKTTTAVNLAAYLAKAGQKVLLVDLDPQVNATSGVGRAAHQHNIYTALMGSGRVQDAVVNVADGLDLLPSSPDLVGASAELLEKPTRLAEVLRPLEPHYDLILLDAPPSLGPITINVLAAAEGLIVPVQAEYYALEGIAGLMETIDQVRTSLNPALRLLGVLITMYDPRTLLSQQVESNIRANLGEKVFWTVIPRNVRLAEAPSYGQDISQYAPTSSGAHAYRRLAEEVMRRVQEA comes from the coding sequence ATCCTAGTGGGCAAGGTGAAGCGAATTGGTGTTGTAAATCAAAAAGGGGGTGTGGGCAAGACCACAACGGCTGTGAATCTGGCAGCATATTTGGCTAAAGCCGGACAAAAGGTGCTGCTGGTTGACCTTGACCCCCAGGTCAATGCTACCTCGGGGGTGGGACGGGCTGCTCATCAACATAATATCTATACTGCACTGATGGGATCAGGCCGGGTTCAAGATGCGGTGGTTAATGTGGCCGATGGGCTTGATCTGCTTCCCTCGAGCCCAGATTTGGTTGGGGCTTCGGCTGAGCTCCTCGAAAAACCCACCCGACTGGCCGAGGTATTGCGGCCACTCGAGCCCCACTACGACCTGATCTTGCTGGACGCGCCACCAAGCCTTGGGCCTATCACCATCAATGTGTTGGCAGCGGCGGAAGGCTTGATTGTACCGGTGCAGGCCGAATACTATGCCCTGGAGGGCATTGCCGGCCTTATGGAGACCATCGACCAAGTGCGTACCAGTTTGAACCCGGCCTTGCGACTCCTGGGTGTGTTGATTACTATGTACGACCCCCGTACCCTACTGTCCCAGCAAGTAGAGAGCAATATTCGCGCGAATTTGGGAGAAAAGGTTTTCTGGACAGTGATTCCGCGTAACGTTCGTTTAGCCGAAGCTCCCAGTTACGGTCAGGATATAAGTCAGTATGCGCCGACCAGTAGTGGCGCGCATGCCTACCGACGCCTGGCTGAGGAGGTGATGCGCCGTGTCCAAGAAGCCTAG
- a CDS encoding ParB/RepB/Spo0J family partition protein, whose product MSKKPSGLGKGLEALLPKTTTSLTKLPLALIKPNPGQPRRLFDPAALEELAASIKEKGLLQPLLVRPKGDMYELVAGERRFKASQIAGLREVPVVIKDIGEREALEIALIENLQREDLNPMEEAEGYKRLVEMGMTQEEVAKAVGKARVTVTNALRLLQLTPEIKKALEENKISAGHARALLMLPESKRNWGLSEVLAKQLSVRETERLKDKLAASSTRSKSEEAYADIARHLSHRLGTKVRFTSMKKGKIEISYHSEEELSAILQALGYEG is encoded by the coding sequence GTGTCCAAGAAGCCTAGCGGTCTGGGCAAGGGTTTGGAGGCTTTGCTACCCAAAACCACAACCTCTTTAACCAAGCTTCCCCTCGCACTTATTAAGCCCAATCCAGGGCAACCCCGCCGCCTCTTCGACCCAGCTGCCCTGGAAGAACTGGCAGCCTCGATAAAAGAAAAGGGTCTGCTACAACCGCTGCTGGTACGCCCAAAGGGTGATATGTACGAGCTGGTGGCCGGTGAGCGGCGCTTCAAGGCTTCTCAGATTGCTGGATTACGTGAGGTTCCGGTGGTCATTAAGGACATCGGCGAACGTGAAGCCTTAGAGATAGCTCTTATTGAGAACCTACAGCGCGAAGATCTAAACCCCATGGAAGAGGCCGAGGGGTACAAGCGCTTGGTGGAAATGGGCATGACTCAAGAAGAGGTGGCCAAGGCGGTGGGAAAAGCCCGCGTAACGGTTACCAATGCCCTTCGTCTGCTGCAACTAACCCCCGAAATCAAAAAAGCCTTGGAAGAAAACAAGATAAGTGCCGGACATGCCCGGGCCCTCTTGATGCTGCCAGAATCAAAGCGAAACTGGGGATTGTCGGAGGTGCTGGCCAAACAGCTCAGTGTGCGGGAGACCGAAAGACTCAAAGATAAGCTAGCGGCCTCGAGCACGCGCTCCAAGAGTGAAGAAGCCTATGCTGATATTGCACGTCATCTCTCGCACCGACTGGGCACCAAGGTGCGCTTTACAAGCATGAAAAAAGGCAAGATAGAAATCAGCTACCACTCCGAAGAAGAACTAAGTGCGATCTTGCAGGCGCTGGGCTACGAGGGCTGA
- a CDS encoding ComEC/Rec2 family competence protein codes for MLVILHLNWAKDPWTPQIGQWVRLEGTLQEGFLHTSQGRVYVHYFPRLRDGFYTLEGHLLRPVTKRNPGGFDQQTWLRGLGVTAVLRAGRVVRYESLPYNPSLHLKNQLLAGLSPSVAALISALTLGERRDLGEAYGEFQRAGLAHALALSGLHVGILTSFFVLLLYWLGVWRYLVTIALLLLYLWLVGPQPSLVRAVIMASLVLLGLFMGRGRVTLLSALALALFVQLVLEPHAIFSLSAQLSYLAVLGMALVLPRIPRLEGWKQWVWSSVAVTLAAQLLILPLILHHFHQLPLISPIANLLVLPLLSVIVPLGFLKLVLGGLLAIPTEILGTFILNIVGWLSNGPMLHWGEISPLGFGLYYLGVFPLLLGLYGYLGWSHAGGLTATAVLASVLSQYPPRAELWQLDVGQGDAILVRLPGGVEILVDGGRGWAYPRLEQALRALAVDDLDLIIATHPDGDHVEALPKIIENFPVGTLVSGPRVRGDALDDALHRSAELHRVPVLFARAGTELMLAGARLRFLGPQGLEIEDNARSLVFVLEYNGRKVLFTGDAPASAEIYWEAQPVDILKVGHHGSETSTSTHLLQNFQPTVALIGVGNNPYGHPSGAVLERLNQYGLQVRRTDVEGAIRIPLR; via the coding sequence ATGCTGGTGATACTGCACCTGAACTGGGCTAAAGATCCGTGGACCCCTCAAATCGGGCAATGGGTGCGTCTCGAAGGAACTTTACAAGAGGGGTTTCTACACACATCGCAAGGACGGGTATATGTGCATTATTTCCCCAGGCTACGGGATGGGTTCTACACCTTGGAAGGCCATTTGCTGCGCCCCGTCACCAAGCGTAACCCGGGAGGGTTCGATCAGCAAACCTGGCTGCGCGGGCTGGGCGTCACTGCAGTCTTGCGTGCTGGTCGAGTGGTGCGTTATGAGTCCCTTCCATACAACCCCTCGCTACACCTAAAAAACCAGCTCCTGGCTGGGCTTTCCCCTTCTGTAGCCGCCCTGATCTCTGCCTTAACCCTGGGGGAACGGCGCGATCTAGGCGAGGCTTACGGAGAGTTCCAGCGAGCCGGTCTGGCTCATGCGCTGGCCCTATCAGGTCTTCACGTGGGGATTCTGACCAGCTTCTTCGTGCTGCTGCTTTACTGGCTTGGAGTCTGGCGCTATTTGGTAACCATTGCTTTACTTTTGCTATATCTGTGGCTAGTCGGGCCCCAGCCCTCGCTGGTGCGGGCAGTAATCATGGCCAGTCTGGTGTTGTTGGGGCTATTCATGGGGCGTGGCCGGGTAACGCTTCTGTCCGCATTGGCATTGGCTTTGTTTGTGCAATTGGTACTCGAGCCCCACGCCATCTTCAGCCTTTCCGCCCAACTTTCCTACTTGGCTGTACTGGGTATGGCCCTGGTGCTTCCACGTATACCGCGGCTCGAGGGCTGGAAGCAGTGGGTATGGTCTTCGGTGGCTGTCACGCTGGCAGCTCAACTCCTGATTCTTCCCCTCATACTTCACCACTTCCACCAACTCCCGTTGATATCCCCTATTGCAAACCTCCTGGTTTTGCCACTGCTTAGCGTTATAGTTCCTCTGGGCTTCCTCAAACTTGTGTTGGGTGGCTTACTAGCCATCCCCACCGAAATTCTGGGTACGTTTATTCTGAATATCGTCGGATGGTTATCTAACGGGCCCATGCTCCACTGGGGTGAGATCAGCCCACTGGGGTTCGGTTTGTATTACCTCGGCGTTTTTCCTCTGCTGCTCGGGCTATATGGTTATCTTGGTTGGTCACACGCCGGCGGACTTACTGCTACAGCGGTGCTGGCTTCTGTGTTATCTCAGTATCCGCCCCGCGCCGAGCTTTGGCAACTTGATGTGGGTCAGGGCGACGCGATTCTGGTGCGGCTTCCTGGAGGAGTGGAAATCCTGGTAGACGGGGGCCGTGGCTGGGCTTACCCGCGACTAGAACAGGCATTAAGGGCTTTGGCGGTAGATGATCTCGACCTGATCATCGCTACCCATCCCGACGGCGATCATGTGGAGGCGCTGCCAAAAATCATTGAGAATTTTCCGGTCGGTACCCTGGTCAGTGGGCCCCGGGTTCGGGGAGACGCGCTGGATGATGCTCTGCATCGAAGTGCTGAGTTGCACAGGGTTCCGGTTTTGTTTGCTCGTGCTGGAACCGAGCTGATGCTGGCTGGAGCCCGTCTGCGATTCCTTGGGCCTCAAGGCCTCGAGATCGAGGATAACGCACGTAGTCTGGTGTTTGTTCTGGAGTACAACGGCCGAAAGGTGCTGTTTACCGGCGATGCCCCAGCTTCGGCCGAGATCTACTGGGAGGCTCAACCGGTAGACATTCTCAAGGTAGGACACCACGGCTCCGAGACCAGTACCAGCACCCATCTGTTACAGAATTTTCAGCCTACGGTGGCATTGATTGGCGTAGGAAACAACCCTTACGGTCATCCGTCAGGCGCTGTTTTGGAACGACTAAACCAATATGGCTTACAAGTCCGGCGCACCGACGTGGAAGGGGCTATACGAATTCCGCTTCGGTGA
- a CDS encoding ComEA family DNA-binding protein, with protein MKRWLSTAYVVVVLGLGLASLWPNLSVRFAPVELKASPTAASASVPPALKPGPALPEVDKVSLNTASQAELESLPGIGPALAQRIIEGRPYRSIDELDRIKGVGSKLLERLRPLVTL; from the coding sequence ATGAAGCGGTGGCTAAGCACAGCTTATGTGGTTGTGGTACTTGGGCTTGGATTAGCAAGCCTCTGGCCCAATCTGAGTGTGCGCTTTGCCCCCGTCGAGCTCAAAGCCTCCCCCACGGCTGCCTCGGCATCAGTTCCGCCAGCCCTAAAGCCCGGCCCCGCTTTGCCCGAGGTCGACAAGGTCAGTCTCAACACTGCTAGTCAAGCCGAGCTCGAGAGCCTGCCTGGCATTGGCCCTGCACTCGCCCAGCGCATCATCGAGGGTCGTCCTTACCGTTCCATCGATGAGCTCGACCGCATCAAGGGCGTGGGTTCGAAGCTGTTGGAGCGACTGCGTCCCTTGGTTACCCTATGA
- a CDS encoding glycerophosphodiester phosphodiesterase: MTFARPMLLGHRGSPHRAKENTLESFRKALETGLDGIELDLHRTRDGVLVVHHDFELQGQPIAALDWPTLQQQAPWLPRLEQVFALAEEFPQAWLNLELKSQPGPSDGREALLVQALHGWPGRARAWISSFDPLALIRLYRLGVGVPLALLYSEPEMEELVPCLPVQGVHPQANLLSREKVEHLKARGLFVVTWTVNQVKAARELLDWGVDGVIGDWPEQLLAARG, encoded by the coding sequence ATGACTTTTGCCCGACCAATGCTGCTAGGTCACCGTGGCTCACCACATCGAGCCAAAGAAAACACCCTCGAGTCCTTTCGCAAGGCCCTGGAGACCGGCCTGGACGGCATCGAGCTCGACCTGCACCGCACCCGCGACGGGGTGCTGGTGGTGCACCACGACTTTGAGCTACAGGGCCAGCCCATCGCCGCGCTGGACTGGCCTACCTTGCAGCAACAAGCACCCTGGCTGCCCCGGCTCGAGCAGGTCTTTGCGCTGGCCGAAGAGTTTCCGCAGGCCTGGCTCAACCTCGAGCTCAAAAGCCAGCCCGGCCCTTCGGATGGGCGTGAAGCCCTGCTGGTGCAGGCCTTACACGGCTGGCCGGGCCGCGCGCGGGCCTGGATTAGCAGCTTCGACCCGCTGGCCCTGATCCGGCTGTACCGCTTAGGGGTGGGTGTACCGCTGGCCCTGCTCTACTCCGAGCCCGAGATGGAGGAACTGGTGCCCTGCCTGCCAGTGCAGGGGGTGCATCCGCAGGCCAATTTATTGAGCCGGGAAAAAGTAGAGCACCTAAAGGCTCGAGGGCTGTTTGTAGTCACCTGGACAGTTAACCAGGTCAAAGCCGCGCGGGAACTGCTGGATTGGGGTGTGGATGGGGTAATCGGCGATTGGCCCGAGCAGTTACTGGCCGCTCGAGGTTGA